In the Anaerolineae bacterium genome, one interval contains:
- a CDS encoding 8-oxo-dGTP diphosphatase: MPYTPILATLGYVMSADGAEVLLIHRNSRAGDLHLGKYNGLGGKLEPDEDIIAGLKREIREEAGIECEDLVLRGTISWPGFGQGGEDWFGFIFRIDRFSGTPYPENPEGTLAWVPVKKILELPLWAGDRYFLPLVFSDDPRQFHGVMPYDGGQPVSWAYHLI; encoded by the coding sequence ATGCCCTATACCCCTATCCTGGCCACGCTCGGCTACGTTATGTCGGCGGATGGCGCGGAGGTTTTACTGATTCATCGGAACAGCCGGGCGGGCGACCTGCACCTGGGCAAATACAACGGACTTGGCGGCAAGCTGGAACCGGACGAGGACATTATCGCCGGGCTAAAACGAGAAATCCGCGAGGAGGCGGGGATTGAGTGCGAAGACCTTGTCCTGCGCGGCACCATCAGTTGGCCCGGTTTTGGCCAGGGTGGCGAAGACTGGTTTGGCTTTATTTTTCGGATTGACCGCTTTAGCGGCACGCCTTACCCTGAAAACCCGGAAGGCACGTTAGCTTGGGTGCCGGTGAAAAAAATCCTGGAACTCCCCCTATGGGCCGGCGACCGTTATTTTTTGCCGCTGGTCTTTAGTGATGACCCTCGCCAATTTCACGGCGTGATGCCCTATGATGGTGGCCAGCCGGTGAGTTGGGCCTATCATCTAATATAA
- a CDS encoding septum formation initiator family protein gives MTKKRQSAKVPVAQFVAIIALSISVFLIIDLGRRAAANYRVQREAERLGQEVAIAHSYQQTLLARRSYVASDLYIEEVARRELKWARPGETVVVVMPTPEAVAQSPKQHVQVVSIGPSAQTPVEAWWLLFFGHDSFPRYTRATP, from the coding sequence GTGACTAAGAAAAGGCAAAGCGCCAAAGTGCCGGTGGCCCAATTTGTGGCCATTATTGCTTTGTCTATTTCTGTTTTTTTGATCATTGACCTGGGCCGCCGGGCCGCAGCCAATTATCGGGTGCAGCGGGAAGCCGAACGCCTGGGCCAGGAAGTTGCTATAGCCCATAGTTATCAACAGACATTACTGGCTCGGCGGAGTTATGTAGCCAGCGACCTTTACATTGAAGAAGTGGCGCGCCGGGAGTTAAAGTGGGCGCGTCCGGGCGAAACCGTGGTGGTAGTAATGCCCACCCCGGAAGCCGTCGCCCAATCACCCAAGCAACATGTGCAGGTTGTCAGTATTGGTCCTTCGGCCCAAACCCCGGTAGAGGCCTGGTGGTTACTGTTTTTTGGCCATGATTCTTTTCCTCGTTATACCAGGGCCACGCCCTGA
- a CDS encoding aspartate aminotransferase family protein, translating into MTEYKEFNGHVFYRRMAHPRPMIAHGEGIYLFDVEGKRYLDASGGPILVNVGHAVPEIVRALAEQAQAVAYVHATMFTSQALEDYSAALAKVTPLENPRFFYLGSGSEAVETALKFVRQVQVERGQANRYLVISRWHSYHGTTLGALAVSGRAGLRQLYQPMMWQTPHIEPPYCYRCPFSLEYPACGLRCAHALEDAIKINGPETIAAFIAEPISGASLVAAVPPAEYWPLVRQICDHYGLLLIVDEVMTGLGRTGQWFAIQSWGVEPDLITMAKGVGGGYFPLSITAVKSADVQTIWAGRGDFSHGGTFSHHPVGAAVGLAVLRYLQEHNLVEAARQQGEKLGQKLRAVFGDHPYVGDIRGQGLMWGLEFVADRATKMPFPAERKVAPKIADAAFNLGLILYPVRGNIDGLQGDQVMVAPPFIVTEEQLDEIVGLLHEAIAAVL; encoded by the coding sequence ATGACCGAATATAAAGAATTCAACGGACACGTTTTTTACCGGCGCATGGCCCATCCTCGGCCAATGATAGCGCACGGCGAAGGTATCTATCTGTTTGACGTTGAGGGCAAGCGTTACCTTGACGCTTCCGGGGGTCCCATTTTGGTGAATGTTGGCCACGCTGTGCCGGAGATTGTCCGGGCGCTGGCCGAACAGGCTCAAGCCGTGGCTTACGTTCACGCCACCATGTTCACCAGCCAGGCCCTTGAAGATTACAGCGCCGCCCTGGCTAAGGTGACACCCCTGGAAAATCCTCGTTTTTTCTATTTGGGCAGCGGCTCCGAGGCTGTGGAGACGGCGCTCAAATTTGTGCGGCAGGTGCAGGTTGAGCGCGGCCAGGCCAACCGCTATCTGGTGATCTCTCGCTGGCACAGTTATCATGGCACCACTCTGGGCGCGCTGGCCGTGAGCGGGCGAGCCGGTTTGCGCCAACTCTACCAACCAATGATGTGGCAAACGCCCCACATCGAGCCGCCCTATTGTTATCGTTGCCCGTTTAGCTTAGAATATCCCGCTTGCGGCTTGCGTTGCGCCCACGCTTTGGAAGACGCCATCAAAATAAACGGCCCGGAAACAATTGCCGCCTTCATCGCCGAGCCGATTAGCGGGGCCAGTCTGGTCGCAGCCGTGCCTCCGGCCGAATACTGGCCCCTCGTCCGCCAAATCTGCGATCACTATGGTCTTTTGCTCATTGTTGACGAGGTAATGACCGGGTTGGGCCGGACCGGGCAGTGGTTTGCCATTCAAAGCTGGGGTGTTGAGCCAGACCTGATTACCATGGCCAAAGGCGTTGGCGGGGGCTATTTCCCGCTCTCTATTACGGCGGTCAAGAGCGCGGATGTTCAGACTATTTGGGCCGGGCGTGGTGATTTTTCGCACGGCGGCACCTTTTCCCATCATCCGGTGGGGGCGGCAGTGGGCTTGGCCGTGCTGCGTTATTTGCAAGAACATAACCTGGTTGAAGCGGCTCGCCAGCAGGGAGAAAAATTAGGTCAAAAATTAAGGGCCGTTTTTGGCGACCATCCCTATGTGGGAGATATTCGCGGCCAGGGTTTGATGTGGGGGCTGGAATTTGTGGCAGACCGCGCCACCAAAATGCCGTTCCCTGCGGAGCGCAAAGTTGCCCCAAAAATAGCCGATGCCGCCTTTAACCTGGGGCTGATCCTTTATCCCGTCCGCGGCAACATTGACGGCCTGCAAGGCGACCAGGTGATGGTTGCCCCGCCTTTTATTGTTACCGAGGAGCAATTGGACGAAATTGTTGGGTTGTTGCACGAGGCAATAGCAGCGGTGCTATAA
- the pgeF gene encoding peptidoglycan editing factor PgeF, translated as MARTTSDSVYAVTIQNLGLYRIRAFAAYPRLTHAIFSRRGGVSQEPYHWLNLGSAVGDDPNAVEKNFQQACAALEVLPEQAVSCHLVHGVDILTATQSRRQQFMGKADGLITNEPDVYLFMRFADCTPLIFFDPLGGAVGLTHAGWRGTMQNAAGATVSAMVGRLGCQPENIMAVIGPAIGPCCYEVGPDVIAAAEKSFSNSAGLFIGGNGNVKFDMWEANRRQLAASGVKQIIQSEICTACHTAEFFSHRAEQGRTGRFGVVIGLRGAAGA; from the coding sequence ATGGCCCGGACAACATCCGATAGCGTGTATGCGGTTACGATCCAAAATCTGGGGCTGTATCGTATCCGCGCCTTCGCTGCTTATCCCCGTTTGACCCACGCTATCTTCAGCCGCAGAGGAGGGGTTAGCCAGGAGCCTTATCATTGGTTGAACCTGGGTTCGGCCGTTGGCGATGACCCCAACGCCGTGGAAAAGAATTTTCAGCAGGCCTGCGCCGCCCTTGAGGTGTTGCCTGAGCAGGCCGTTTCGTGTCACCTGGTGCATGGCGTTGATATTTTAACCGCCACTCAGAGCCGGCGGCAGCAGTTTATGGGTAAAGCCGATGGTCTGATCACAAATGAACCAGACGTTTATCTATTTATGCGTTTTGCCGACTGCACGCCGCTTATTTTTTTTGACCCGCTGGGCGGGGCGGTTGGGTTAACCCACGCCGGTTGGCGTGGCACCATGCAAAACGCGGCCGGAGCCACGGTATCGGCTATGGTTGGCCGCCTGGGATGTCAACCGGAAAATATCATGGCCGTGATTGGGCCGGCCATTGGCCCGTGTTGTTATGAGGTAGGCCCCGATGTGATAGCGGCGGCTGAAAAAAGTTTTTCCAACTCGGCCGGGCTGTTCATTGGCGGCAATGGAAACGTTAAATTTGACATGTGGGAAGCTAACCGGCGGCAATTGGCCGCCAGCGGGGTTAAACAGATCATTCAATCGGAAATCTGCACGGCCTGCCATACGGCTGAATTCTTCTCGCACCGGGCTGAACAGGGTCGAACCGGGCGATTTGGGGTCGTCATTGGGCTAAGAGGAGCGGCCGGTGCCTAA
- a CDS encoding YggS family pyridoxal phosphate-dependent enzyme yields the protein MPNITVNVETVYQRINAAVKRAGRNPAEITLVAVTKTHSLETVIAAYRAGLRHFGENRVQEGRTKVMEMAGWLACNLPEHEAPTWHLIGHLQSRQVGAALGQFSLMHAVDSLKLAQRLNRLAERDDYPPVEILLECNVSGEASKYGFALDAWTSDSGQLNTFLESIAHMAKLDRVVIRGLMTMAPLGDHPEETRPVFQSLAGLRARLQKEMPEIAWQHLSMGMTDDFEVAIEEGATIIRVGRALFGERLTC from the coding sequence GTGCCTAATATCACGGTAAACGTTGAAACGGTTTATCAACGGATTAACGCCGCGGTCAAACGAGCCGGGCGAAACCCCGCTGAGATAACGCTGGTGGCGGTCACCAAAACCCACTCCCTGGAAACGGTCATTGCCGCTTACCGGGCCGGGCTGCGCCATTTTGGCGAAAACCGGGTTCAGGAGGGGCGGACCAAAGTGATGGAAATGGCCGGATGGCTGGCGTGTAATTTGCCGGAACATGAAGCGCCAACCTGGCACCTGATCGGCCATTTGCAAAGCCGCCAGGTAGGAGCCGCGTTGGGCCAATTTAGCTTGATGCATGCCGTGGATAGTTTGAAGCTGGCCCAACGCCTCAACCGTCTGGCCGAACGCGACGATTACCCGCCAGTGGAGATACTGCTGGAATGTAACGTTTCGGGCGAGGCCAGCAAATATGGTTTTGCCCTTGACGCCTGGACTTCGGACAGCGGGCAATTAAACACTTTCCTGGAATCCATCGCCCACATGGCTAAGCTTGACAGAGTCGTAATCCGGGGGCTGATGACCATGGCTCCCTTGGGCGACCACCCGGAGGAAACCCGTCCGGTTTTTCAAAGCCTGGCCGGCTTAAGGGCCAGGTTGCAAAAAGAAATGCCGGAAATTGCCTGGCAACATTTGTCTATGGGCATGACGGATGATTTTGAAGTGGCAATTGAAGAAGGGGCCACAATCATTAGAGTTGGTCGCGCCCTTTTTGGAGAAAGGTTAACATGCTAA
- a CDS encoding pyrroline-5-carboxylate reductase, protein MLKNTKICFIGAGAMATAMIAGVTKKGLIEPKNIIASDPYPAQLEKLAQRYQINTTQDNLEAVKDQDIVILAVKPQNLAEIGQELRGHIPSKALVLSIIAGANIAKISQALHHYRVVRVMPNTPARVGKGISVWMATDEVTETQRQQSQAILAALGEEIYVDKEDYLDMATALSGTGPAYVFLFMEAMIDAGVHMGFSRRVAEQLVFQTIEGSVAFARDSGRHAAELRNMVTSPGGTTADALYQLEKGAFRTVLSKAIWAAYKKSRYLGGLDNNG, encoded by the coding sequence ATGCTAAAAAACACCAAAATTTGTTTTATTGGGGCCGGGGCTATGGCCACCGCCATGATCGCCGGGGTAACCAAAAAAGGCTTAATTGAGCCAAAAAACATTATCGCCAGCGACCCCTACCCGGCCCAGCTTGAAAAATTGGCCCAACGTTACCAGATCAACACTACCCAGGACAACCTGGAGGCCGTTAAGGACCAAGACATTGTGATTTTGGCAGTCAAACCGCAAAATTTAGCTGAAATTGGGCAAGAACTGCGGGGACACATCCCTTCGAAAGCACTGGTGCTATCTATCATTGCCGGCGCCAACATTGCCAAAATCAGTCAGGCCCTCCACCACTACCGGGTGGTGCGGGTGATGCCCAACACGCCGGCGCGAGTGGGTAAAGGCATATCGGTGTGGATGGCTACAGACGAAGTCACCGAAACCCAACGACAACAATCCCAGGCCATCCTGGCCGCTTTGGGCGAAGAAATTTACGTGGATAAGGAAGATTACCTGGATATGGCCACGGCCCTCTCCGGCACCGGGCCGGCTTACGTATTTTTGTTTATGGAGGCGATGATTGACGCCGGGGTGCACATGGGGTTTTCTCGACGGGTGGCCGAACAGTTGGTTTTCCAGACCATAGAAGGTTCGGTGGCTTTTGCCCGCGATAGCGGCCGCCACGCGGCTGAGCTGCGCAATATGGTCACCTCACCGGGCGGTACCACCGCCGACGCCCTTTACCAATTGGAAAAAGGCGCGTTTAGAACCGTTCTATCAAAAGCCATCTGGGCCGCTTACAAAAAATCTCGCTACCTGGGAGGACTGGATAACAATGGCTGA
- a CDS encoding YggT family protein — MADFLVLLINIVFQALWWAILIRVLLSWLPMAGVRIDPYNPAIRFLYAITDPILEPLRKFTTIGMIDLSPLVALIGLDILRRLLISLLI; from the coding sequence ATGGCTGACTTTTTGGTGCTGCTGATAAACATAGTGTTTCAAGCCCTGTGGTGGGCCATTCTGATTAGAGTATTACTCTCTTGGTTGCCCATGGCCGGCGTGCGGATAGACCCCTACAACCCGGCCATCAGATTTCTTTATGCCATTACCGACCCTATTTTAGAACCGCTACGCAAATTCACCACCATTGGCATGATTGACCTAAGCCCTTTAGTGGCTTTGATCGGGCTGGATATTTTGAGAAGGCTTTTAATTTCTCTTTTAATATGA
- a CDS encoding DUF167 domain-containing protein translates to MREIQFKITKAEEGAAFAVHVVPKSMKNEVVGKHGDALKIRLKANSASGIANSTLINFLADKLKVDRKDVEVAAGQTSTEKMVIVVGLTPVEVEARLLG, encoded by the coding sequence ATGCGAGAAATCCAATTTAAGATCACCAAAGCCGAAGAAGGCGCGGCCTTTGCCGTGCACGTAGTGCCTAAATCAATGAAAAACGAAGTGGTGGGCAAACATGGCGACGCCCTCAAAATCCGGTTGAAGGCCAACTCTGCCAGCGGCATTGCCAATAGTACGCTGATCAACTTTTTGGCCGACAAGCTCAAAGTTGACCGCAAAGACGTTGAGGTGGCCGCCGGCCAAACTTCAACCGAAAAAATGGTTATTGTGGTGGGCCTCACCCCGGTTGAGGTGGAAGCGCGCTTGTTGGGTTGA
- a CDS encoding inositol-3-phosphate synthase, with amino-acid sequence MGKVRVAIIGVGNCACALVQGVQYYRNAAADEFVPGLMHVNLGGYHVGDIEFTAGFDVDANKVGKDLAEAIWVEPNNTIKFSDVPQLGVPVYRGMTHDGIGKYLAQRIKKAGGPTDDVVGILKDTKTDVVISFLPVGSEMATKWYVEQILDAGCAFVNCVPVFIAREGYWQRRFEEKNLPVIGDDIKSQVGATITHRVLTRLFRERGVRLDHTYQLNFGGNMDFFNMLERERLESKKISKTNAVTSQLDYEMPADDVHVGPSDYVPWLTDRKFCYIQMEGTTFGDVPLKAEVKLEVWDSPNSAGVTIDAVRCAKLALDRGISGAVMAPSAYFMKSPPVQYHDDEARERTEAFIAGREFTPRFEQPPKTNVPQK; translated from the coding sequence ATGGGTAAAGTGCGGGTGGCTATTATTGGCGTGGGAAACTGCGCTTGCGCTCTGGTGCAAGGGGTACAATATTACCGCAACGCCGCAGCGGATGAATTTGTGCCGGGCTTAATGCACGTTAACCTGGGGGGTTATCATGTAGGTGATATTGAGTTTACAGCCGGTTTTGACGTAGACGCCAACAAAGTGGGAAAAGACCTTGCGGAAGCCATTTGGGTGGAGCCAAATAATACCATAAAATTCTCCGATGTGCCTCAACTGGGCGTGCCGGTATACCGGGGGATGACCCACGATGGAATCGGCAAATATTTGGCCCAAAGAATAAAAAAGGCCGGCGGCCCAACCGACGACGTGGTAGGCATTCTCAAAGACACCAAAACCGACGTGGTGATCAGCTTTTTGCCCGTTGGCTCAGAAATGGCTACCAAATGGTACGTTGAACAGATATTAGACGCCGGCTGCGCCTTTGTTAACTGCGTGCCGGTTTTTATTGCCCGCGAGGGCTACTGGCAACGCCGCTTTGAAGAGAAAAATCTGCCCGTTATCGGCGACGACATCAAAAGCCAGGTGGGAGCCACCATCACCCATCGGGTGCTCACCCGCCTGTTCCGGGAACGAGGCGTAAGGCTTGATCACACCTACCAGCTCAACTTTGGCGGCAATATGGACTTTTTCAACATGCTGGAACGAGAACGGCTGGAATCTAAAAAAATATCCAAAACCAACGCCGTAACCAGCCAGTTGGATTATGAAATGCCCGCCGATGATGTGCATGTGGGGCCGTCGGATTATGTGCCGTGGTTGACCGACCGGAAGTTTTGCTACATCCAGATGGAGGGGACCACCTTTGGCGACGTGCCGCTGAAGGCGGAAGTCAAATTAGAAGTTTGGGACAGCCCTAATTCGGCAGGAGTGACCATTGACGCCGTGCGCTGCGCCAAGCTGGCCCTGGATAGAGGCATCTCCGGCGCGGTAATGGCTCCATCGGCCTACTTTATGAAGTCGCCGCCGGTGCAATACCACGACGACGAAGCCCGCGAACGTACCGAAGCCTTTATTGCCGGCCGGGAATTCACCCCCCGTTTTGAGCAGCCGCCTAAAACCAACGTTCCCCAAAAATAA
- the tkt gene encoding transketolase: MPQTELEQLCVNTLRTLAIDGVQKANSGHPGMPMGAADMAYVLWSQFLQHNPKNPDWFNRDRFVLSAGHGSMLLYALLHLTGYDLPLAELKQFRQWNSKTPGHPEYGLTPGVETTTGPLGQGFANGVGMAIAEAFLAETFNRPGHKIIDHYIYAIVSDGDLMEGVSHEAASLAGHLKLGKIIYLYDDNHISIDGRTDLSFTEDRLKRFEAYHWHTQQIDGHDRAAVAQAIKAAQAVADKPSIIACRTTIGYGSPNKANTAGVHGAPLGADEVRQTKEAYGWDPDKTFYIPDEALAQFRQAVDQGAKRQAEWEAKLAAYAKAYPTEFEQFRRAISGELPENWEKALPVFAAGESVATRKASGQTLNAIAPVIPNLIGGSADLAPSNNTYLKDYPVFGNDTFAGRNFHFGVREHGMGSILNGMALHGGVIPYGGTFLVFADYCRPAIRLAALSHIPSIFVFTHDSIGLGEDGPTHQPVEQIASLRAIPNLLVIRPADANETIHAWKVALEKRDGPVALLLTRQSLPVFDRSKMGDAANLAKGAYVLLDTDKVYPDVILIGDGSEVQLAVEAYHKLAEQGIGARVVSMPCWELFKQQAEEYQNSVLPASVKARVGIEAGVTMGWGQWVGPQGIVIGLNRFGASAPYKTLYQQWGFTTENVVLRALEAIDKSKR; encoded by the coding sequence ATGCCCCAGACAGAACTCGAACAACTTTGTGTTAACACTCTTCGTACCCTGGCCATTGACGGCGTGCAAAAAGCCAATTCCGGCCATCCCGGCATGCCAATGGGCGCAGCCGATATGGCTTACGTGCTCTGGAGTCAATTTTTACAGCATAATCCCAAAAATCCTGATTGGTTCAACCGGGACCGGTTTGTGCTGTCGGCCGGGCACGGCTCAATGCTGCTATACGCCCTGCTGCACCTGACCGGCTACGACTTGCCCCTGGCCGAACTAAAGCAATTTCGCCAATGGAACAGCAAAACGCCCGGCCACCCTGAATATGGCCTCACCCCTGGCGTGGAAACTACTACCGGCCCGTTAGGCCAGGGTTTTGCCAACGGCGTGGGCATGGCCATTGCCGAGGCGTTTTTAGCCGAAACCTTCAACCGCCCCGGCCATAAAATTATTGACCATTATATTTATGCCATTGTCAGCGATGGCGACTTGATGGAAGGCGTGTCTCATGAAGCGGCTTCCCTGGCCGGTCACCTGAAATTGGGCAAAATAATTTACCTGTACGACGACAACCACATTTCCATTGACGGCCGCACCGATTTATCCTTTACCGAAGACCGGCTGAAACGGTTTGAGGCTTACCATTGGCATACCCAGCAGATTGACGGCCATGACCGGGCGGCTGTAGCCCAGGCCATTAAAGCGGCCCAGGCAGTTGCCGATAAACCTTCGATCATCGCCTGCCGCACCACCATTGGCTACGGCAGCCCCAACAAGGCCAATACCGCCGGGGTGCATGGCGCTCCCCTGGGCGCGGACGAGGTCCGGCAGACCAAAGAAGCCTACGGGTGGGACCCCGATAAAACATTCTACATTCCCGATGAAGCCCTGGCCCAATTCCGCCAGGCGGTGGACCAGGGAGCCAAACGGCAAGCGGAATGGGAAGCCAAGCTGGCCGCATACGCCAAAGCCTATCCCACCGAATTTGAGCAGTTCCGCCGCGCCATTTCCGGCGAACTGCCCGAAAATTGGGAAAAGGCGTTGCCCGTTTTTGCCGCCGGTGAAAGTGTGGCCACTCGCAAGGCTTCGGGCCAAACGCTTAACGCCATTGCCCCGGTCATCCCCAACCTCATCGGCGGCTCGGCAGACCTGGCCCCCAGCAATAACACTTATTTGAAAGATTATCCCGTTTTTGGCAACGACACTTTTGCCGGTCGTAACTTTCACTTTGGCGTGCGCGAACATGGTATGGGCTCCATTCTCAACGGGATGGCTTTGCACGGCGGGGTGATCCCCTACGGCGGCACGTTTTTGGTTTTTGCCGATTATTGCCGCCCGGCTATTCGCCTGGCCGCGTTATCCCACATCCCTTCTATCTTTGTATTTACCCACGACAGCATTGGGCTGGGCGAAGACGGCCCCACCCACCAGCCGGTCGAACAAATAGCCTCGCTCCGGGCCATTCCCAACCTGCTCGTCATCCGGCCCGCCGATGCCAACGAAACCATCCATGCCTGGAAAGTGGCCCTGGAAAAACGAGATGGGCCGGTGGCTTTGCTCCTGACCCGCCAGAGCTTGCCCGTTTTCGACCGTTCTAAAATGGGCGACGCCGCCAACCTGGCCAAAGGAGCCTACGTGCTGCTGGACACCGACAAAGTGTACCCGGACGTTATCCTGATTGGCGACGGCTCAGAAGTACAACTGGCCGTGGAAGCCTACCATAAACTGGCCGAGCAGGGCATTGGGGCGCGGGTAGTGAGCATGCCTTGTTGGGAATTGTTCAAGCAACAAGCGGAGGAGTACCAAAACTCGGTGCTACCCGCTTCGGTTAAAGCCAGGGTGGGGATAGAAGCCGGGGTGACCATGGGCTGGGGACAGTGGGTTGGGCCGCAAGGGATAGTGATTGGGCTGAATCGTTTTGGCGCTTCGGCCCCATACAAAACCCTTTACCAGCAGTGGGGCTTTACCACGGAAAACGTGGTGTTGCGCGCCCTGGAGGCTATTGACAAATCTAAACGGTAG